In one Aeromicrobium erythreum genomic region, the following are encoded:
- the hemC gene encoding hydroxymethylbilane synthase, with protein MSDRAPLRLGTRASALATTQSGQVAARITELTGVEVQLVTVSTEGDRNQAPLTQIGGTGVFVAALREAVLEGRVDLAVHSLKDLPTTPDPALTLAAVTSREDPRDVLVARDGLTLGELPPGSRVGTGSPRRAAQLNALGLGVEIVPVRGNVDTRIGKVTSGELDGVVLARAGLLRLGREDEATEVLDPIQVLPAPGQGALACECRADDAETATILAVLDDPDTRAAVTAERSLLSALEAGCSAPVGALADVVWGDDGDELWLRAVVGDPSGSPTIRLSASGPLSEPAAVGERLAAEMLAEGASELMADTPSGTSIGPTS; from the coding sequence ATGAGCGACCGCGCCCCCCTGCGTCTCGGCACCCGTGCCAGCGCCCTCGCCACCACTCAGTCGGGGCAGGTGGCCGCCCGCATCACCGAGCTGACCGGTGTCGAGGTCCAGCTCGTGACGGTCAGCACCGAGGGCGACCGGAACCAGGCCCCCCTCACGCAGATCGGCGGCACGGGCGTGTTCGTCGCGGCCCTGCGCGAGGCGGTGCTGGAGGGTCGGGTCGACCTCGCCGTGCACTCGCTGAAGGACCTGCCGACGACGCCCGACCCGGCCCTGACCCTCGCGGCCGTCACGTCGCGGGAGGACCCCCGCGACGTGCTCGTCGCGCGCGACGGGCTCACCCTGGGCGAGCTGCCGCCCGGCTCCCGGGTGGGCACCGGCTCGCCGCGTCGCGCCGCACAGCTCAACGCGCTGGGGCTCGGCGTCGAGATCGTGCCCGTGCGCGGCAACGTCGACACCCGCATCGGCAAGGTCACGTCGGGCGAGCTCGACGGCGTCGTCCTCGCCCGCGCCGGGCTCCTGCGCCTGGGCCGGGAGGACGAGGCCACCGAGGTGCTCGACCCGATCCAGGTGCTCCCCGCGCCCGGCCAGGGCGCCCTGGCCTGCGAGTGTCGCGCCGACGACGCCGAGACCGCTACGATCCTCGCCGTGCTCGACGACCCGGACACCCGGGCCGCCGTCACCGCCGAACGTTCCCTGCTCTCCGCGCTGGAGGCAGGGTGCAGCGCACCCGTCGGTGCGCTCGCCGACGTCGTCTGGGGAGACGACGGCGACGAGCTGTGGCTGCGCGCCGTGGTCGGAGACCCCTCCGGCTCACCCACCATCCGCCTGTCCGCCTCCGGCCCGCTCAGCGAGCCGGCAGCGGTCGGCGAACGTCTCGCTGCCGAGATGCTCGCCGAAGGTGCGTCCGAGCTGATGGCCGACACCCCGTCCGGCACATCGATCGGACCCACCTCATGA
- a CDS encoding uroporphyrinogen-III synthase has product MTTRQSRKKTDTVTPPTTATVEAPVKQDPAPKRSPKPLGHVSFVGTGPGDASLLTVRAAELIAEADVAIIEQPEQAALVPEGVEVVDGGVGEDGTALTHAARARLVVRHAKTGAHVVRLVSGDPFTYATAPEEAAACAKAGIAFEIVPGVSSVTGVPAYAGVPLTNKAHRQYRVVSVGDATITWADHAGTDTLVLLSAVARIGEAAAGLIEAGRSPETPVAMTRVGTTTEQTTVVSTLADIAVDAKAAAMTSPAITVVGEVVAMREALSWFETKPLYGWRVLVPRTKEQSAGLAARLRSYGAVSEEVPTISVEPPRNPQQMDKAVRGLVEGRYEWVAFTSANAVKAVREKFEEYGLDARAFSGLKIAAVGEKTAEAISTWGIRADLVPSGEQSARGLVEEWPPFDELLDPINRVFLPRADIATETLVAGLQELGWEVDDVTAYRTVRAAPPPAPTREAIKTGKFDAVLFTSSSTVRNLVGIAGKPHASTIIACIGPATAQTAEEHGLRVDVLAEQPSADVLADALAEFGAARRLAFLEAGEPVLKPSQKKPSSRRKA; this is encoded by the coding sequence ATGACCACCCGGCAGTCCAGGAAGAAGACCGACACCGTGACACCACCCACCACCGCCACCGTCGAGGCACCCGTGAAGCAGGACCCCGCGCCCAAGCGGAGCCCGAAGCCGCTGGGGCACGTCAGCTTCGTCGGCACCGGTCCGGGCGACGCCAGCCTGCTGACCGTCCGCGCGGCCGAGCTCATCGCCGAGGCCGACGTCGCCATCATCGAGCAGCCCGAGCAGGCTGCCCTCGTGCCCGAAGGCGTCGAGGTCGTGGACGGCGGCGTCGGTGAGGACGGCACCGCCCTCACCCACGCCGCGCGCGCCCGCCTCGTCGTCCGGCACGCCAAGACCGGCGCCCACGTCGTGCGTCTCGTCAGCGGCGACCCGTTCACGTACGCCACGGCGCCCGAAGAGGCCGCCGCGTGCGCGAAGGCCGGCATCGCCTTCGAGATCGTGCCCGGCGTCTCGTCCGTCACCGGCGTCCCCGCCTACGCGGGCGTGCCGCTGACCAACAAGGCGCACCGCCAGTACCGCGTGGTCAGCGTCGGCGACGCGACCATCACCTGGGCCGACCACGCCGGCACCGACACGCTCGTGCTGCTGTCGGCGGTCGCGCGCATCGGTGAGGCCGCCGCCGGCCTGATCGAGGCGGGACGCTCCCCGGAGACGCCCGTCGCCATGACCCGCGTCGGCACCACGACCGAGCAGACGACCGTCGTGTCGACGCTCGCCGACATCGCCGTCGACGCGAAGGCCGCGGCCATGACGTCGCCGGCGATCACCGTCGTCGGCGAGGTCGTCGCGATGCGTGAGGCGCTGTCGTGGTTCGAGACGAAGCCGCTGTACGGCTGGCGCGTGCTCGTGCCGCGCACGAAGGAGCAGTCGGCCGGCCTGGCCGCGCGCCTGCGCTCCTACGGCGCGGTGTCGGAGGAGGTGCCGACGATCTCCGTCGAGCCGCCCCGCAACCCCCAGCAGATGGACAAGGCCGTCCGCGGCCTCGTCGAGGGCCGCTACGAGTGGGTCGCGTTCACCAGCGCGAACGCCGTGAAGGCCGTGCGCGAGAAGTTCGAGGAGTACGGCCTCGACGCGCGCGCGTTCTCGGGCCTGAAGATCGCTGCCGTCGGCGAGAAGACCGCCGAGGCGATCAGCACGTGGGGCATCCGCGCCGACCTCGTGCCAAGCGGCGAGCAGTCGGCTCGCGGCCTGGTCGAGGAGTGGCCGCCGTTCGATGAGCTGCTCGACCCGATCAACCGGGTGTTCCTGCCGCGCGCCGACATCGCCACCGAGACGCTCGTGGCCGGTCTGCAGGAGCTCGGCTGGGAGGTCGACGACGTGACCGCCTACCGCACGGTGCGGGCGGCGCCGCCGCCGGCGCCGACGCGTGAGGCGATCAAGACCGGCAAGTTCGACGCGGTGCTGTTCACGTCGAGCTCGACGGTGCGCAACCTGGTCGGGATCGCGGGCAAGCCGCACGCGTCGACGATCATCGCGTGCATCGGCCCGGCCACGGCGCAGACGGCGGAGGAGCACGGCCTGCGGGTCGACGTCCTCGCCGAGCAGCCGTCGGCGGACGTCCTCGCGGACGCGCTCGCCGAGTTCGGTGCCGCCCGTCGCCTTGCTTTCCTGGAGGCGGGGGAGCCGGTGCTGAAGCCGTCGCAGAAGAAGCCGTCGTCGCGGCGCAAGGCCTGA
- the hemB gene encoding porphobilinogen synthase, giving the protein MTSQDRPSLGRRPLGGPPVHRPRRLRTTPAMRALVRETRTEPSQLVLPMFVAEGLTEPKPIASMPGVVQHTRASAREAVREAAGLGLGGVMLFGVPEHKDAVGSGALDPDGILNVALADARDEVGDDLLVMADLCLDEFTDHGHCGVLDDQGRVDNDATLEIYGRMGVVQAESGAHLVGPSGMMDGQVAVVREALDDAGHTDVAILAYAAKYASAFYGPFREAVDSSLQGDRKTYQQDPGNAREALRETLLDVAEGADIVMVKPALAYLDLVASIRAAVDLPVAAYTVSGEYAMVEAAAEKGWIDRERTVSETITSIRRAGADIVLTYWAAEIARRA; this is encoded by the coding sequence GTGACGTCCCAGGACCGACCGTCGTTGGGTCGCCGGCCGCTGGGCGGACCGCCCGTCCACCGACCGCGCCGTCTCCGCACGACGCCCGCCATGCGGGCGCTCGTGCGCGAGACGCGCACGGAGCCGTCGCAGCTGGTCCTGCCGATGTTCGTGGCGGAGGGGCTCACCGAGCCCAAGCCCATCGCGAGCATGCCGGGCGTCGTGCAGCACACGCGCGCGTCGGCCCGTGAGGCGGTGCGTGAGGCGGCCGGTCTCGGCCTGGGCGGCGTCATGCTGTTCGGCGTGCCCGAGCACAAGGACGCGGTCGGCTCCGGGGCGCTCGACCCCGACGGCATCCTCAACGTCGCCCTGGCCGACGCCCGCGACGAGGTCGGCGACGACCTGCTCGTCATGGCCGACCTGTGCCTCGACGAGTTCACCGACCACGGCCACTGCGGCGTGCTCGACGACCAGGGTCGCGTCGACAACGACGCGACGCTGGAGATCTACGGTCGGATGGGTGTCGTGCAGGCCGAGTCGGGGGCCCACCTCGTCGGCCCGAGCGGCATGATGGACGGCCAGGTCGCGGTGGTGCGCGAGGCGCTCGACGACGCGGGGCACACCGACGTCGCGATCCTCGCCTACGCCGCGAAGTACGCGTCGGCGTTCTACGGACCGTTCCGCGAGGCCGTTGACTCCTCCCTGCAGGGCGACCGCAAGACCTACCAGCAGGACCCCGGCAACGCCCGCGAGGCGCTGCGCGAGACCCTGCTCGACGTCGCCGAGGGCGCCGACATCGTCATGGTGAAGCCGGCGCTCGCCTACCTCGACCTCGTCGCGTCCATCCGCGCCGCCGTCGACCTCCCCGTCGCCGCCTACACGGTGTCGGGCGAGTACGCGATGGTCGAGGCCGCGGCCGAGAAGGGGTGGATCGACCGCGAGCGCACCGTCTCGGAGACGATCACCTCCATCCGCCGCGCAGGCGCCGACATCGTCCTCACCTACTGGGCCGCGGAGATCGCCCGCCGCGCCTGA
- a CDS encoding IS30 family transposase — protein MPGSRLVEGERWVIERGLEAGLTQGQIAAVLGRSPATISREVRRGGGPRSSRAGVVLIGRPARYRASKAQRLARRRACRPKPCKVVGELAAVVAGLLEADWSPQQIAAMLPSLYPDDEAMRVSHETIYQSLFVQTRGELRRELTAHLRTGRVARGTKTRSEKIGKLKGMVSISARPAEADDRAVPGHWEGDLLLGGIGKGQIITLVERRSRFVLLAPLNTSRTAADTREQLTAIIARLPLELRKSLTWDQGREMAQHAQFTIATGMPVYFCDPHSPWQRGSNENTNGLLRQYWPKGADLRHVTQDECDAIALRLNTRPRQTLGWKTPAQTLNEGLLATTG, from the coding sequence ATGCCTGGTTCTCGTCTGGTCGAGGGTGAGCGGTGGGTGATCGAGCGTGGTTTGGAGGCTGGTCTGACGCAGGGCCAGATCGCTGCGGTGCTGGGTCGTTCGCCGGCGACGATCTCGCGTGAGGTGCGTCGTGGTGGTGGTCCGCGTTCGTCGCGTGCCGGTGTGGTGCTGATCGGTCGGCCTGCCCGTTATCGGGCGTCCAAGGCGCAGCGGTTGGCGCGGCGGCGGGCTTGTCGACCCAAGCCGTGCAAGGTGGTGGGCGAGCTTGCTGCGGTGGTCGCTGGCTTGTTGGAGGCTGACTGGTCACCACAGCAGATCGCCGCCATGTTGCCGAGCCTGTATCCGGACGATGAGGCTATGCGCGTGAGTCACGAGACGATCTACCAGTCGCTGTTCGTGCAGACCCGTGGCGAGCTGCGCAGGGAGCTGACGGCGCATCTACGCACCGGTCGGGTCGCGCGCGGCACGAAGACCCGTAGCGAGAAGATCGGCAAGCTCAAGGGCATGGTCTCGATCTCCGCGCGGCCGGCTGAGGCAGATGATCGGGCCGTGCCCGGCCATTGGGAGGGCGACCTGCTGCTGGGCGGGATCGGCAAGGGCCAGATCATCACGCTGGTCGAACGCCGATCCCGGTTCGTACTCCTGGCGCCGTTGAACACCTCGCGCACCGCGGCCGATACCCGCGAGCAGCTGACCGCGATCATCGCCCGGCTCCCGTTGGAGCTGCGCAAGTCCCTGACCTGGGACCAGGGCCGCGAGATGGCCCAACACGCCCAGTTCACCATCGCCACCGGCATGCCCGTCTACTTCTGCGACCCCCACTCGCCCTGGCAGCGCGGCAGCAACGAGAACACCAACGGACTCCTGCGCCAGTACTGGCCCAAGGGTGCGGACCTGCGCCACGTCACCCAGGACGAATGCGACGCCATCGCCCTACGCCTGAACACCCGCCCACGCCAGACCCTCGGATGGAAGACTCCAGCCCAGACCCTCAACGAAGGGCTACTTGCAACAACCGGTTGA